In Zunongwangia profunda SM-A87, the following proteins share a genomic window:
- the rplD gene encoding 50S ribosomal protein L4 translates to MEVAVLDIKGKETGRKVSLSDAVFGIEPNEHAVYLDVKQYLANQRQGTHKAKERAEITGSTRKLKKQKGTGTARAGSIKSPVFRGGGRIFGPRPRNYGFKLNKALKRLARKSALSIKANDNAITVVEDFSFDTPKTKNFIEVLKAIGIQEKKSLIVLGESNKNVYLSSRNLKGSEVVSVSELSTYKILNAKSVVFMEGSLEGLESNLS, encoded by the coding sequence ATGGAAGTAGCAGTTTTAGATATTAAAGGAAAAGAAACAGGTAGGAAGGTGAGCCTTTCTGATGCTGTTTTCGGAATAGAGCCAAATGAGCATGCTGTATATCTTGATGTTAAGCAATATCTTGCTAATCAAAGACAGGGTACTCATAAGGCTAAGGAACGTGCTGAAATAACAGGTTCTACTCGTAAACTTAAGAAGCAAAAAGGTACTGGTACAGCTCGTGCGGGTAGTATTAAGTCGCCTGTTTTTAGAGGTGGAGGTAGAATATTTGGTCCTCGTCCAAGAAACTATGGTTTTAAATTAAATAAAGCCTTAAAACGTTTGGCAAGAAAATCTGCTTTATCTATTAAAGCAAATGATAATGCTATTACCGTTGTAGAAGATTTTTCTTTCGATACTCCAAAGACAAAAAACTTCATTGAAGTTTTGAAAGCCATTGGTATTCAGGAGAAAAAATCTCTTATAGTGTTGGGTGAGTCAAATAAAAACGTATATTTGTCGTCACGTAATTTAAAAGGCTCTGAAGTTGTAAGTGTTTCAGAATTAAGTACTTACAAAATATTAAATGCAAAAAGTGTTGTGTTTATGGAAGGGTCTCTAGAAGGATTAGAGTCGAATTTAAGTTAA
- the fusA gene encoding elongation factor G, translated as MAQRDLKFTRNIGIAAHIDAGKTTTTERILYYTGISHKIGEVHDGAATMDWMEQEQERGITITSAATHCTWPYNGHEYTVNIIDTPGHVDFTVEVERSLRVLDGVVALFSAVDGVEPQSETVWRQADKYRVPRLGFVNKMDRQGSDFFNVCRQVREMLGGNPVPLQVPIGEEMDFKGVVDLISKKAIIWNEEDMGMTYETIDIPEELQADVNKYRAELVEAVAEYDEALMEKFFEDEDSITEDEIIAALKAATCDMSIIPMMCGSAFKNKGVQAMLDAVMRYLPSPVDVDAIVGENPETGEEESRKPNVDSPFSALAFKIATDPFVGRLAFFRVYSGTLDAGSYVLNVRSGKKERISRIYQMHSNKQEPIDKIEAGDIGAAVGFKDIKTGDTLTDVNKPIILESMTFPEPVIGIAVEPKTKADVDKMGMALAKLAEEDPTFQVKTDEVSGQTVISGMGELHIEILVDRLKREFKVEVNEGQPQVEYKETVTRPAEHREVYKKQSGGRGKFADIVFEMGPVDESFEGKGLQFVDEIKGGRIPKEFIPSVEKGFKEAMKNGPLAGFQVDTLKVVLKDGSFHPVDSDQLSFELAAKMGFKAAAKKAGAVILEPIMKMEVVTPEENMGDIVGDLNRRRGQVNNMSDRSGAKIVKADVPLSEMFGYVTTLRTLSSGRATSTMEFSHYAETPSNISEEVIKAAKGSNE; from the coding sequence ATGGCACAAAGAGATTTAAAATTTACAAGAAATATAGGTATTGCTGCTCATATTGATGCTGGTAAAACAACAACAACAGAGCGTATACTTTATTATACTGGTATCAGTCACAAGATTGGAGAGGTTCATGACGGTGCTGCTACGATGGACTGGATGGAGCAAGAGCAGGAAAGAGGTATTACCATTACTTCTGCTGCCACACATTGTACATGGCCTTATAACGGTCACGAGTATACTGTGAATATTATTGATACTCCTGGTCACGTTGATTTTACCGTAGAAGTAGAGCGTTCTTTACGTGTTCTTGATGGTGTTGTGGCATTGTTCTCGGCAGTTGATGGAGTAGAGCCGCAATCTGAAACTGTTTGGAGACAGGCAGATAAATACCGCGTACCTAGATTGGGTTTTGTTAATAAGATGGACCGTCAAGGTTCCGACTTTTTTAATGTATGCCGTCAGGTAAGAGAGATGTTAGGAGGAAATCCTGTTCCATTGCAAGTACCAATTGGGGAAGAGATGGATTTTAAAGGTGTAGTAGACCTGATTTCTAAAAAAGCGATTATCTGGAATGAAGAGGATATGGGTATGACTTACGAGACTATCGATATTCCTGAAGAGTTGCAGGCTGATGTAAATAAATATAGAGCTGAGCTAGTTGAGGCTGTTGCAGAATATGATGAAGCTTTAATGGAGAAATTCTTTGAAGATGAAGACTCTATTACTGAAGATGAGATTATTGCTGCCTTAAAAGCTGCAACTTGTGATATGTCTATCATACCAATGATGTGTGGTTCTGCCTTTAAAAATAAAGGAGTTCAGGCGATGCTTGATGCGGTAATGCGTTACCTTCCATCTCCGGTAGATGTAGATGCTATTGTTGGAGAAAATCCTGAAACAGGTGAAGAGGAAAGCCGTAAGCCTAATGTAGATTCTCCATTCTCGGCTTTAGCTTTTAAAATTGCTACAGATCCATTTGTTGGACGTTTAGCGTTCTTTAGAGTTTATTCTGGTACTTTAGATGCTGGGTCTTATGTTCTTAATGTTCGTTCTGGTAAAAAAGAACGTATCTCTAGGATATATCAAATGCACTCTAATAAACAAGAGCCTATAGATAAAATTGAAGCTGGTGATATTGGAGCAGCTGTAGGATTTAAAGATATTAAGACTGGTGATACATTAACAGATGTTAATAAGCCAATTATTCTTGAGTCTATGACATTCCCAGAGCCTGTAATTGGTATTGCTGTAGAGCCTAAAACTAAGGCCGATGTTGATAAGATGGGTATGGCTTTAGCTAAATTGGCTGAGGAAGATCCAACTTTCCAGGTTAAAACAGATGAAGTTTCAGGTCAAACTGTAATTTCAGGAATGGGAGAACTTCATATCGAAATCTTAGTAGATCGTTTAAAACGTGAATTTAAGGTAGAAGTAAATGAAGGTCAGCCTCAGGTAGAATATAAGGAAACTGTTACCAGGCCTGCAGAGCACAGAGAGGTGTATAAAAAGCAATCTGGTGGACGTGGTAAATTTGCGGATATTGTATTCGAAATGGGACCAGTAGATGAGTCATTTGAAGGAAAAGGACTTCAGTTTGTTGATGAAATCAAAGGTGGACGTATTCCTAAAGAGTTTATTCCTTCAGTAGAGAAAGGTTTTAAAGAAGCCATGAAAAACGGTCCTCTAGCAGGATTTCAGGTAGATACTTTAAAAGTTGTTCTTAAAGACGGATCTTTTCACCCTGTTGATTCCGATCAATTATCTTTCGAATTGGCTGCGAAAATGGGATTCAAAGCTGCTGCTAAAAAAGCTGGAGCGGTAATCCTTGAGCCAATTATGAAAATGGAAGTAGTAACTCCAGAAGAAAACATGGGGGATATTGTTGGGGATCTTAACCGTAGAAGAGGTCAGGTAAACAATATGTCAGACAGATCTGGAGCGAAAATTGTGAAAGCAGATGTGCCGTTATCAGAGATGTTTGGTTATGTAACTACATTAAGAACACTTTCTTCTGGTAGAGCAACTTCTACTATGGAATTCTCACATTATGCTGAAACTCCTTCTAATATTTCAGAAGAAGTAATTAAAGCAGCTAAAGGATCTAACGAATAA
- the rplC gene encoding 50S ribosomal protein L3, which translates to MSGLIGKKIGMTSIFDENGKNIPCTVIEAGPCVITQVRTNEVDGYEALQLGFDDKKTANKAATGHAKKAGVAAQRKVVEFQGFEGDYKLGDTINVEHFKEGEFVDISGTSKGKGFQGVVKRHGFGGVGQSTHGQHNRLRAPGSIGAASYPARVFKGMRMAGRMGGEKVKVENLRVLKVVAEKNLLVVKGCVPGHKNSYVIIRK; encoded by the coding sequence ATGTCTGGGTTAATAGGAAAAAAAATAGGCATGACTAGTATTTTCGACGAAAATGGGAAGAATATTCCTTGTACCGTTATTGAAGCTGGTCCATGCGTAATTACCCAAGTCAGAACCAATGAGGTTGACGGGTACGAAGCACTTCAACTTGGTTTCGATGACAAAAAGACTGCAAACAAGGCTGCTACAGGGCATGCTAAGAAGGCGGGAGTTGCTGCGCAACGAAAAGTCGTTGAATTCCAAGGATTTGAAGGAGATTACAAATTAGGAGATACCATTAATGTAGAACACTTTAAAGAAGGTGAATTCGTTGATATTTCTGGTACTTCTAAAGGAAAAGGTTTCCAGGGGGTTGTTAAAAGACATGGTTTTGGCGGAGTAGGGCAATCTACTCACGGTCAACATAACCGTCTAAGGGCTCCTGGTTCTATTGGTGCGGCCTCTTATCCTGCACGCGTATTTAAAGGTATGCGTATGGCTGGAAGAATGGGTGGCGAAAAAGTAAAAGTTGAAAACCTTAGAGTTTTAAAAGTAGTGGCTGAGAAAAATCTTTTAGTTGTTAAAGGATGTGTTCCAGGGCATAAAAACTCTTACGTAATCATTAGAAAGTAA
- the rpsL gene encoding 30S ribosomal protein S12, whose protein sequence is MPTISQLVRKGRAKITKKSKSAALDSCPQRRGVCTRVYTTTPKKPNSAMRKVARVRLTNGKEVNAYIPGEGHNLQEHSIVLVRGGRVKDLPGVRYHIVRGALDTAGVEGRTQRRSKYGAKRPKK, encoded by the coding sequence ATGCCAACAATTTCACAATTAGTACGAAAAGGAAGAGCCAAGATAACTAAGAAGAGTAAATCGGCTGCTTTAGATTCGTGCCCTCAAAGAAGGGGTGTTTGTACACGTGTGTATACTACTACTCCTAAAAAACCAAACTCTGCTATGAGAAAAGTAGCTAGGGTAAGGTTGACTAATGGTAAAGAGGTGAATGCCTATATACCTGGTGAAGGACACAATCTGCAAGAGCACTCGATAGTATTAGTTAGAGGCGGAAGGGTAAAAGATTTACCAGGTGTAAGGTATCACATTGTTCGTGGTGCTTTAGATACCGCAGGTGTTGAGGGTAGAACTCAACGTCGATCTAAGTATGGAGCAAAACGCCCTAAGAAGTAA
- the rpsG gene encoding 30S ribosomal protein S7 yields the protein MRKRQAKKRPLLPDPKFNDQLVTRFVNMMMWDGKKSVAFKIFYDAIAIVEEKKQDEEKSALEIWKDALSNVMPHVEVRSRRVGGATFQIPMQIRPDRKVSTAMKWLISFARKRNEKTMAAKLAAEVLAAAKEEGAAVKKRVDTHKMAEANKAFSHFRF from the coding sequence ATGAGAAAAAGACAGGCTAAGAAAAGACCACTTTTGCCAGATCCTAAGTTTAATGATCAACTTGTTACGCGTTTTGTAAACATGATGATGTGGGATGGTAAAAAATCTGTTGCCTTTAAGATTTTCTATGATGCTATTGCTATCGTAGAAGAAAAAAAGCAAGATGAAGAGAAATCAGCTCTAGAAATCTGGAAAGATGCGCTTTCTAATGTGATGCCTCATGTAGAGGTTAGGAGTAGAAGGGTTGGAGGTGCTACTTTTCAAATTCCAATGCAAATTAGACCAGATAGAAAGGTTTCTACTGCGATGAAATGGCTTATTAGTTTTGCTCGTAAGAGAAACGAGAAAACAATGGCTGCGAAACTTGCTGCAGAAGTTTTAGCTGCGGCTAAGGAAGAAGGGGCTGCTGTTAAGAAAAGAGTAGATACTCATAAAATGGCAGAAGCGAATAAAGCATTCTCTCACTTTAGATTCTAA
- a CDS encoding SusC/RagA family TonB-linked outer membrane protein translates to MKTKLSSILTLLLALIAHVSFAQEKTISGTVTDEEGLPLPGVTVLIKGTNTGTQTDFDGNYSVSADQGDILVFSFIGMETAEYTVKNIDTIDVTMTTDSAQLDEVVVTALGISREKKSLGYATQSVDGAEVSDVPTQNFMNSLSGKVAGLRINNSGTVGGSSNVVIRGNSSLTGNNQALFVIDGTPISNDTPNTSGQRSGQGGYDYGNAASDINPNDIESINVLKGAAATALYGARAANGVIIIETKKGSKRKGIGISINSSLTISHVNDNTLPVYQTEYGAGYGPYYDTPYFNNYDNLDLPGGFDPSIPFTPFTEDASFGARFEGQPVYQWNSIYPQLEDTYQQATPWRAARNTPNAIWESGHTAINSVALSGGSETGKFRLSVTNLDQEGNLPNSSIKRNNIKFSGQQDLTDNFSVGANITYTKTDGKGRYGTGYDSENPMQQFRQWWQMNVDVKEQKNAYFKTGDNITWNPNSPLNRNPIYSDNPYWTRYENFQTDTRNRYFGNLNLNYEINDIFSVLGRFTFDTYDELQEERRNVGSSGVSGYTRYNGRFAEYNYDLILNFNTDIAEDLNLDGNLGWNLRRNDNSFIRASTNGGLSQRGIYALSNTAAPLQAPDEYDATRMLDGVYARASLSYLDTYFIEGTLRRDRSSTLPIDNNVFYYPSISGNIILSNLIEADWLSFAKLRANYAEVGNDTDPYRVIQTYQIEMPFQGTGVANNNGTLNNPDLKPERTKSYEIGLEANFFNRRIGFDVSYYNMKTEDQITPVPVSRATGFSRILFNAGTIENKGFEASLRLNPIRSEDFNWNMNVNWARNRSEVVSLAQGIRNLELASLQGGVSINATPGQAYGAIRGTDYVYDENTGQRIVGSNGYYLTTSSSNEIIGNIQPDWTGGVQNTFQYKNITLSFLIDVQKGGDIFSLDTWYGFATGLYDRTAGLNDLGNPLRDPVTDGADSGGAILEGVTESGEPNQTRASFTTYANPYGYARDANKGHVYDASFVKLREANITYDFGEKIIEKLPLTNASISLIGRNLWIIHKNIPYSDPEAGLSAGNIQGYQSGAYPAIREIGASLKLNF, encoded by the coding sequence ATGAAAACAAAACTAAGTAGTATTTTAACACTACTGCTGGCATTGATTGCGCATGTTAGCTTTGCGCAGGAAAAGACCATCAGTGGTACGGTAACAGACGAAGAAGGCTTACCTCTTCCAGGTGTAACTGTGCTGATTAAGGGAACCAATACAGGTACTCAAACAGATTTTGACGGAAATTATTCTGTATCAGCAGACCAAGGAGATATTCTGGTATTTTCGTTCATAGGAATGGAAACTGCAGAATATACAGTTAAGAACATTGACACCATAGACGTCACAATGACGACTGATTCTGCCCAACTTGATGAAGTAGTAGTTACAGCACTGGGAATTTCTCGAGAAAAAAAATCATTAGGATATGCCACGCAATCAGTAGATGGTGCAGAAGTATCCGATGTCCCTACACAAAACTTCATGAATTCTCTTTCTGGTAAAGTAGCTGGATTGCGCATTAACAATTCTGGTACTGTAGGAGGATCTTCTAATGTTGTGATAAGAGGTAACTCTTCTTTAACAGGTAATAACCAAGCATTATTTGTTATTGATGGAACACCTATTAGTAATGATACTCCCAATACTTCTGGACAAAGATCTGGACAAGGAGGGTACGATTACGGAAATGCAGCATCAGATATTAACCCAAATGATATTGAATCCATCAATGTTTTAAAAGGTGCCGCCGCAACAGCACTTTATGGAGCTCGAGCTGCTAATGGTGTTATTATTATTGAAACAAAGAAAGGATCAAAAAGAAAAGGTATTGGGATCTCTATAAATTCATCCCTAACCATTAGTCATGTAAATGATAATACTTTACCAGTTTATCAAACCGAATACGGTGCAGGTTACGGACCTTACTACGACACACCTTATTTCAACAATTATGACAATCTAGATCTTCCTGGTGGTTTTGACCCCTCTATACCATTTACACCATTTACAGAAGATGCTTCTTTTGGAGCTCGCTTTGAAGGTCAGCCAGTGTACCAGTGGAATTCTATTTATCCTCAGCTAGAGGACACTTATCAACAAGCAACTCCATGGAGAGCGGCTAGAAATACACCAAATGCGATTTGGGAAAGCGGTCATACTGCGATCAATTCTGTAGCTTTATCAGGAGGTAGCGAAACTGGAAAATTTAGATTAAGTGTTACCAATTTAGATCAAGAGGGAAATCTACCTAATAGCAGCATTAAAAGAAATAACATTAAATTTAGTGGGCAACAGGACTTAACTGATAACTTTAGTGTCGGAGCAAATATCACTTATACTAAAACAGATGGAAAAGGTAGATATGGAACGGGCTACGACTCTGAAAATCCAATGCAACAATTTCGCCAGTGGTGGCAAATGAATGTAGATGTAAAAGAGCAAAAAAATGCTTACTTCAAGACAGGAGACAACATTACATGGAATCCAAATAGCCCATTAAACAGAAATCCAATATATTCTGACAACCCTTACTGGACACGTTACGAAAACTTTCAAACCGATACACGTAATAGATATTTTGGAAATCTAAATCTTAATTATGAAATTAATGATATATTCAGCGTTTTAGGGCGTTTCACATTTGACACTTATGACGAGTTACAAGAAGAAAGAAGAAATGTAGGGAGTTCAGGAGTTTCTGGATATACGCGTTACAATGGAAGATTTGCAGAGTATAACTATGATCTTATCTTAAACTTCAATACAGATATTGCTGAAGACTTAAATCTTGATGGAAACCTAGGATGGAATCTAAGAAGAAATGACAATAGTTTTATAAGAGCATCTACCAATGGCGGTCTTAGTCAGCGAGGGATATACGCTTTATCAAATACTGCGGCTCCACTTCAGGCCCCCGATGAATATGATGCAACTAGAATGCTGGATGGTGTATATGCAAGAGCTAGCTTAAGCTATCTTGATACCTATTTCATAGAAGGTACTTTACGTCGAGATCGCTCATCTACACTTCCAATTGATAATAACGTATTTTACTATCCTTCAATATCTGGAAATATAATTTTGTCCAACCTAATTGAAGCAGACTGGCTAAGTTTTGCAAAGTTACGCGCAAATTATGCCGAAGTTGGTAATGACACAGATCCTTACAGAGTTATTCAAACTTATCAGATTGAAATGCCTTTTCAAGGTACAGGAGTTGCAAACAATAATGGAACACTTAACAATCCTGATCTTAAACCTGAACGTACAAAATCTTATGAAATTGGCTTAGAAGCGAATTTCTTTAATCGTAGAATTGGTTTCGATGTTTCATATTATAATATGAAAACAGAAGATCAGATCACTCCAGTACCAGTATCTAGAGCTACTGGTTTTAGCAGAATATTATTTAATGCAGGAACCATTGAAAACAAAGGTTTTGAAGCCTCGCTTCGTCTAAATCCAATTAGATCCGAAGATTTCAACTGGAACATGAATGTTAACTGGGCTAGAAACCGAAGTGAAGTTGTAAGTTTAGCGCAAGGAATTAGAAACTTAGAACTAGCTTCTCTTCAAGGAGGTGTCTCTATTAATGCTACTCCAGGACAAGCCTATGGTGCTATTAGAGGTACTGATTATGTTTATGATGAAAACACAGGACAAAGAATAGTTGGTAGCAATGGTTATTATCTAACTACTTCAAGCTCTAACGAAATCATCGGAAACATACAACCAGATTGGACTGGAGGTGTTCAAAACACATTTCAATATAAAAATATAACGTTGAGTTTTCTTATCGACGTTCAAAAAGGTGGAGACATATTCTCTTTAGATACCTGGTATGGTTTCGCAACAGGATTATATGACAGAACAGCTGGCCTTAATGATCTTGGTAACCCATTAAGAGATCCTGTTACAGATGGAGCAGATAGCGGCGGAGCTATTTTAGAAGGAGTCACAGAAAGTGGTGAGCCTAACCAAACTCGCGCAAGCTTTACAACCTACGCGAACCCATACGGATATGCTAGGGATGCCAACAAAGGACATGTATATGACGCATCATTTGTAAAACTTAGAGAGGCAAATATCACTTATGACTTCGGGGAAAAAATAATCGAAAAATTACCTCTTACCAACGCTTCAATCTCATTAATAGGAAGAAATTTATGGATTATACATAAAAACATCCCTTATTCTGATCCAGAAGCAGGACTTAGTGCAGGTAATATTCAAGGGTATCAATCTGGAGCCTATCCCGCGATAAGAGAAATAGGTGCTAGCCTTAAACTTAACTTTTAA
- the rpsJ gene encoding 30S ribosomal protein S10 → MSQKIRIKLKSYDHNLVDKSAEKIVKTVKTTGAVVTGPIPLPTHKKIFTVLRSPHVNKKSREQFELSSYKRLLDIYSSSSKTIDALMKLELPSGVEVEIKV, encoded by the coding sequence ATGAGTCAAAAAATCAGAATAAAATTAAAATCCTACGATCATAATTTAGTAGATAAATCTGCTGAGAAGATTGTAAAGACAGTTAAAACTACAGGTGCTGTGGTAACGGGTCCAATCCCGCTTCCAACGCATAAAAAGATATTTACTGTATTAAGGTCTCCTCACGTTAACAAGAAATCTAGAGAGCAGTTTGAGCTTAGTTCTTATAAAAGATTGCTTGATATCTACAGTTCTTCTTCAAAAACCATTGATGCTTTAATGAAATTGGAGCTTCCTAGTGGTGTTGAAGTAGAGATCAAAGTGTGA